One Weissella ceti DNA window includes the following coding sequences:
- the rplC gene encoding 50S ribosomal protein L3, with product MTTKGILGRKVGMTQVFTENGELIPVTVIEATPNVVFQVKSMENDGYEAIQLGFDDKRAVLSNKPEQGHAAKANTTPKRYIREIRNAEGEFNVGDEVKVDIFAAGEAVDVTGITKGHGFQGNIKKDGQSRGPMSHGSRYHRRPGSMGAVINRVFKGKKLPGRMGNHKRTVQNLQVVRVDVENNVILVKGNVPGANKSLVTVKNSVKAK from the coding sequence ATGACAACTAAGGGTATCTTAGGCCGCAAAGTCGGCATGACTCAGGTATTTACTGAGAACGGTGAACTTATTCCAGTTACTGTAATTGAAGCTACGCCAAACGTTGTTTTCCAAGTTAAGTCTATGGAAAACGATGGTTACGAAGCTATTCAACTAGGTTTCGACGATAAGCGTGCTGTTTTGAGCAACAAGCCTGAGCAAGGTCACGCCGCTAAGGCAAACACGACCCCTAAGCGCTACATTCGTGAGATTCGTAACGCTGAAGGTGAATTTAACGTTGGGGATGAAGTTAAGGTTGATATCTTCGCCGCTGGTGAAGCTGTTGACGTTACTGGAATCACAAAGGGTCATGGTTTCCAAGGAAACATCAAGAAGGACGGACAATCACGTGGGCCTATGTCTCACGGATCACGTTACCACCGTCGACCTGGTTCAATGGGTGCTGTTATCAACCGCGTGTTCAAGGGTAAGAAGTTGCCAGGACGTATGGGAAACCACAAGCGTACTGTTCAAAACTTGCAAGTTGTTCGCGTTGATGTTGAAAACAACGTGATCTTGGTTAAGGGAAACGTTCCTGGAGCCAACAAGTCACTAGTTACTGTTAAGAATTCAGTAAAAGCTAAGTAA
- the rpsJ gene encoding 30S ribosomal protein S10, whose product MASKKIRIRLKAYEHEILDASAEKIVETAKRTGAEISGPIPLPTERTLYTVLSSPHKHKDTREQFEMRTHKRLIDILNPTAKTVDALSKLELPSGVNIEIKL is encoded by the coding sequence ATGGCAAGTAAGAAAATCCGTATCCGTTTGAAGGCATACGAACACGAAATCTTGGATGCATCAGCAGAAAAGATCGTGGAAACAGCAAAGCGTACAGGGGCTGAAATTTCAGGTCCAATTCCTTTGCCAACAGAACGTACTTTGTACACTGTTTTGAGCTCACCACACAAGCACAAGGATACACGTGAACAATTCGAAATGCGCACACACAAGCGTTTGATCGATATCTTGAATCCTACTGCTAAGACAGTTGATGCTTTGTCAAAGCTTGAACTACCTAGTGGTGTTAATATCGAAATCAAGTTGTAA
- a CDS encoding polyprenyl synthetase family protein translates to MATPSHKLHSMWDDFPTLKEDLTAVSELIEESLDVNNKDVQAALIKMMTGRGKFLRPALTLLAGQFAPHNHKNLIALAASVEILHSASLIHDDIIDDSPLRRHQPSMQAQFGKDIAVYAGDVLFAKTFSLLAWHIDDLKTSRMATTYLSDLLQGELEQRSNYYRLDMTLSDYLTQIAGKTASLFELAIRLGTSTAPETPESVVSNLTTFAYNLGMAFQIADDILDYENDSSTLGKPTLNDLREGIYSAPLLIALEKNPALGDTLAKRFDITDDEAQAVADYVISSGALDEAKELALDYANKADDMLDLLPDSDSKDILMDLQAKLISRQD, encoded by the coding sequence ATGGCGACGCCTAGTCATAAATTACATTCAATGTGGGATGACTTTCCAACATTGAAGGAAGATCTAACAGCCGTAAGTGAATTGATTGAAGAAAGCCTTGATGTGAACAACAAAGATGTTCAAGCTGCTTTAATCAAGATGATGACTGGTCGCGGGAAGTTCTTACGCCCTGCCCTAACATTACTTGCTGGTCAATTTGCTCCACATAACCATAAAAACTTAATCGCGTTAGCAGCCAGTGTTGAGATTCTTCATTCCGCTTCACTTATTCATGATGACATTATTGACGACTCACCATTGCGTCGTCACCAACCATCAATGCAAGCACAATTCGGGAAAGATATCGCCGTTTACGCTGGTGACGTGCTATTCGCTAAGACATTCAGCTTACTTGCTTGGCATATCGACGATTTAAAGACAAGTCGTATGGCAACTACTTATCTAAGCGATCTCCTACAAGGAGAACTAGAACAGCGTTCTAATTACTATCGTTTAGATATGACGCTTTCTGACTATCTAACTCAAATTGCCGGAAAGACAGCTAGCCTGTTTGAATTAGCGATTCGCTTAGGAACATCAACAGCCCCCGAAACACCTGAGTCTGTTGTATCTAACCTAACAACATTCGCTTACAACCTAGGGATGGCCTTCCAAATCGCTGATGACATCCTAGATTATGAAAACGATAGTTCAACACTCGGTAAGCCAACGCTAAATGATCTACGTGAAGGAATCTACTCTGCCCCATTACTAATAGCGTTAGAAAAGAACCCTGCACTAGGAGATACATTAGCTAAGCGCTTTGACATCACAGATGATGAAGCTCAAGCCGTTGCTGATTACGTTATTAGTTCTGGTGCGTTAGATGAGGCTAAGGAATTAGCTTTGGATTACGCTAACAAAGCGGACGATATGTTAGACCTACTACCTGACAGCGATAGTAAAGATATCTTGATGGATCTACAAGCAAAGTTGATTTCACGTCAAGATTAG
- the tsaD gene encoding tRNA (adenosine(37)-N6)-threonylcarbamoyltransferase complex transferase subunit TsaD: MTAKRLIMAFESSADETSVAIIADGNEIVSLATATQIKSHQRFGGIVPEVASRHHIEQVTILADAALTDAGLTYDDLTAIAVTQGPGLVGALLIGVTAAKTIAWAHNLPLVPVIHLAGHISAANFVAPIEYPALALMVSGGHTELVLMRSEFDYMVVGDTRDDAAGEAYDKVGRVMGLPYPSGKVLDEMAHQGQDTYNLPRAMVKEDNFDFSFSGLKSSVINLLHNAEQRGEDIDEINLAASFQAAVIEVLVTKTRRALQEYPVKSFIVAGGVAANKGLRAELTNMMADFPETTYLPVPLALAGDNAAMIGAAGDIAYRHDVRGDWRLNANPGLEFPYLEDEELD, from the coding sequence ATGACAGCTAAACGATTAATCATGGCGTTTGAATCAAGTGCCGATGAAACCAGTGTGGCGATTATCGCTGATGGTAATGAAATTGTTAGTCTAGCAACGGCAACCCAAATTAAGAGTCATCAACGTTTTGGTGGAATTGTTCCTGAAGTGGCTAGTCGTCACCATATTGAACAAGTGACCATTTTGGCTGATGCAGCATTGACTGATGCTGGTTTAACTTATGACGATTTGACTGCGATTGCAGTAACCCAAGGACCTGGTTTGGTTGGGGCGCTTTTGATTGGGGTGACGGCCGCAAAAACAATTGCGTGGGCCCACAACCTACCGTTAGTACCCGTTATCCATCTGGCAGGGCACATTAGCGCGGCTAACTTCGTGGCGCCAATTGAATACCCTGCGTTAGCTTTAATGGTCTCTGGTGGACATACAGAGCTTGTACTAATGCGTAGTGAATTTGATTACATGGTCGTTGGTGATACACGTGATGATGCGGCCGGAGAAGCCTACGACAAGGTTGGGCGTGTTATGGGCTTGCCATATCCATCTGGTAAAGTATTAGATGAAATGGCACACCAAGGGCAAGACACATACAACCTACCGCGTGCAATGGTTAAGGAAGATAACTTTGATTTCTCATTCTCAGGATTGAAGAGTTCAGTGATTAACCTGCTACACAATGCTGAACAACGTGGTGAGGACATCGATGAAATCAACCTTGCCGCAAGTTTCCAGGCTGCGGTAATTGAAGTGTTGGTAACAAAAACACGTCGTGCGCTACAAGAATACCCAGTAAAGAGCTTTATCGTTGCTGGGGGAGTGGCTGCGAATAAGGGATTACGTGCTGAATTGACAAACATGATGGCTGATTTCCCAGAAACAACTTATCTTCCAGTGCCACTAGCTTTGGCTGGTGACAATGCTGCGATGATTGGTGCAGCGGGAGATATTGCTTACCGTCATGATGTACGTGGCGACTGGCGATTGAATGCCAACCCAGGTTTGGAATTCCCATACCTAGAAGATGAAGAACTAGATTAG
- the rimI gene encoding ribosomal protein S18-alanine N-acetyltransferase: MITYRKPIDALEIFTLADQSFEGSPWTQKAFETDLANKWTDYSVLLQDNEPVGFASGTLIADELSISHVAIIKAQQGLGLGKILLSEWLAHFPANTRALLEVRAGNQAARRLYEKIGFTSYYVREGYYHNPTEDAVMMEYFTTGKESHDS, encoded by the coding sequence ATGATCACATACCGTAAGCCAATCGATGCATTAGAAATTTTCACACTCGCTGATCAATCATTTGAAGGTAGTCCATGGACGCAAAAAGCGTTTGAAACAGATCTAGCGAATAAGTGGACTGATTATTCTGTCTTGTTGCAAGACAATGAACCGGTAGGGTTCGCAAGTGGGACTTTAATTGCAGACGAACTATCTATTAGTCATGTGGCGATTATTAAGGCACAACAAGGTCTAGGATTAGGAAAGATACTATTAAGTGAATGGTTAGCGCATTTCCCTGCTAATACACGTGCTTTGTTAGAAGTTCGTGCGGGGAATCAAGCTGCGCGCCGTTTATATGAAAAAATTGGTTTTACAAGTTATTATGTACGTGAAGGATACTATCACAATCCGACTGAAGATGCGGTAATGATGGAATACTTCACAACAGGAAAGGAATCTCATGACAGCTAA
- a CDS encoding GNAT family N-acetyltransferase, protein MWNAFKRWLESRRQQVVVETEVETTQEVQVNGFSFRMMTADFEDIDDLVALEQTVYGESLAWTGDIFRDDLQNKPERQYIILRQPETNSLVGYIGLEVLPDANQVHITSVTIAPHWQGRAVGTFLMTYIMLWAQREAFAEAYLEVRASDEDAQRFYGRLGFEQTDVLADYYDIGEDAYVMHHALDRYQGDFG, encoded by the coding sequence ATGTGGAACGCGTTTAAACGATGGTTAGAAAGTCGCCGCCAACAAGTCGTTGTTGAAACGGAAGTTGAAACAACACAAGAAGTACAAGTGAATGGTTTTTCATTTCGTATGATGACAGCCGATTTTGAAGATATTGATGACTTGGTCGCACTAGAACAAACAGTCTATGGGGAATCATTAGCCTGGACTGGCGATATCTTCCGTGATGATCTACAAAATAAGCCTGAACGTCAATATATTATCTTGCGCCAACCAGAAACCAACTCGTTGGTTGGGTATATCGGGCTTGAAGTCTTGCCGGATGCAAACCAAGTACACATTACTAGTGTGACAATTGCGCCGCATTGGCAAGGGCGTGCTGTTGGGACGTTCTTGATGACTTATATTATGCTTTGGGCACAACGTGAAGCATTTGCTGAAGCGTACTTAGAAGTGCGTGCGTCTGATGAAGATGCACAACGCTTCTATGGCCGTCTAGGGTTTGAACAAACAGACGTATTAGCCGATTATTACGATATTGGTGAAGATGCTTATGTCATGCATCATGCACTGGATCGATATCAAGGTGACTTTGGATGA
- the tsaB gene encoding tRNA (adenosine(37)-N6)-threonylcarbamoyltransferase complex dimerization subunit type 1 TsaB, which yields MTKTIAFDTSNQPLSVALLDANNVIAQIETNISRNQSEQLLPAIDQLVMDAGWQPTDLDRVVVSAGPGSYTGLRIGVTTAKTLAYTLGIELAGVSSLGLLATNVTDTDALIVPMMDARNDNMYAAAYEWVDGTLSAVLDDQHTNIEALLARLADFSGRELVFVGDLDRFAERIQAMYPNATLATDNVPHAAHAVKLVKADSVLTNVDDIHQFVPNYHRLSQAEADWARAHPEEEVGYVERV from the coding sequence ATGACGAAAACAATTGCTTTTGATACGAGTAACCAACCGTTAAGTGTGGCGTTATTAGACGCGAATAATGTTATCGCGCAAATTGAAACAAATATTAGTCGGAATCAATCAGAACAATTATTGCCGGCGATTGATCAATTAGTGATGGATGCCGGTTGGCAACCAACTGACTTAGATCGTGTTGTGGTTAGTGCTGGACCAGGTTCATACACCGGCCTACGTATTGGTGTCACAACAGCTAAAACATTGGCATATACGTTAGGAATTGAATTAGCAGGTGTATCTAGCCTAGGTCTATTGGCGACCAATGTAACTGATACAGATGCGTTAATCGTACCGATGATGGATGCCCGTAATGATAATATGTATGCAGCGGCGTATGAATGGGTTGATGGTACATTAAGTGCCGTACTTGATGACCAACATACTAATATCGAAGCGCTATTGGCACGTCTGGCAGACTTTTCAGGTCGTGAACTTGTGTTCGTAGGTGATTTGGATCGTTTTGCAGAACGTATTCAAGCAATGTATCCCAATGCGACATTAGCCACAGACAATGTGCCACATGCGGCGCATGCAGTGAAGCTAGTTAAGGCTGATAGTGTGTTGACTAACGTGGATGATATTCATCAATTTGTACCAAACTATCACCGACTATCACAAGCAGAGGCAGATTGGGCGCGTGCACATCCCGAGGAAGAGGTGGGCTATGTGGAACGCGTTTAA
- the galE gene encoding UDP-glucose 4-epimerase GalE has product MTTLILGGAGYIGSHMVDTMLAAGRDVVVVDNLLTGHRESVPAGVPFYEVDIRDKAALSEVFDKEDIDQVVHFAASSIVPESMTDPLKYFDNNTGGMITLLEVMIEHDVKDIVFSSTAATYGEPEDALILETTPQNPINPYGESKLQMEHMIQWAEKAYGMKWVALRYFNVAGAKADGSIGEDHPVETHLVPIILQAALGQRDKIMMFGDDYKTPDGFNVRDYVHVMDLVAAHVKALDYLAADKPSEAFNLGSASGYSVKEMVEAARTATGVDIPAEVGPRRAGDPDSLVASSQKARELLGWEPQYENVEDIIKTAWNWMQKHPHGYAK; this is encoded by the coding sequence ATGACAACATTAATTTTAGGTGGTGCAGGATACATCGGTTCACACATGGTGGATACGATGCTAGCAGCAGGACGCGACGTCGTTGTTGTGGACAACTTGCTAACAGGACACCGTGAATCAGTTCCAGCTGGCGTACCTTTCTACGAAGTTGACATTCGTGACAAGGCCGCTCTTTCAGAAGTGTTTGATAAGGAAGATATTGACCAAGTTGTGCACTTTGCAGCATCATCAATTGTGCCAGAATCAATGACTGATCCATTGAAGTACTTTGATAACAACACTGGTGGGATGATTACATTGCTTGAAGTGATGATTGAACATGATGTTAAGGACATTGTCTTCTCATCTACAGCCGCCACTTACGGTGAACCTGAAGATGCGTTGATTTTGGAAACAACACCACAAAACCCAATCAATCCATATGGTGAATCAAAGTTACAAATGGAACACATGATTCAATGGGCCGAAAAGGCTTATGGGATGAAGTGGGTTGCATTGCGTTACTTTAACGTAGCTGGTGCGAAGGCTGATGGATCAATTGGGGAAGATCACCCAGTTGAAACACACTTGGTACCAATCATCTTGCAAGCAGCTTTGGGACAACGTGACAAGATCATGATGTTCGGGGATGACTACAAGACACCAGATGGCTTCAACGTACGTGATTATGTCCACGTTATGGACTTGGTTGCTGCACACGTTAAGGCTTTGGATTACTTGGCTGCTGATAAGCCATCTGAAGCCTTTAACTTGGGGTCAGCATCTGGTTACTCAGTTAAGGAAATGGTTGAAGCTGCACGTACAGCTACAGGTGTTGATATTCCAGCCGAAGTTGGACCACGCCGTGCTGGTGACCCAGATTCATTGGTGGCATCATCACAAAAGGCCCGTGAATTGCTTGGATGGGAACCACAATACGAAAACGTCGAAGATATTATTAAAACTGCGTGGAACTGGATGCAAAAGCACCCACACGGATACGCAAAGTAA
- a CDS encoding acyl-[acyl-carrier-protein] thioesterase translates to MPKVFTTQHTIQYYEADAKQQVTLPMLINVSLEASTQQAASLNIGEEEVHAQGLGWIILETAVKITRLPHVHDQVTVKTWVEEANSFFSIRHFEVLKGDDVLVEIKMLFALLDMTSRKLTRIPEHFIAALEPHEVKRVARLAKNAMWADGDVWSGTQEYAVRYNDIDTNLHVNNSRYYEWVSDVLGAAFLAEMEPREVIIRFEQEVGMHDVVMSKCQRDDMTTKHQIWAGDTLSAQANVVWQVSDMPNPFKNKE, encoded by the coding sequence ATGCCTAAAGTATTTACGACACAACATACAATTCAATATTACGAAGCTGATGCGAAGCAACAAGTAACGTTACCAATGTTGATTAATGTGTCGTTAGAAGCATCAACACAACAGGCAGCGTCACTAAACATTGGTGAAGAAGAAGTACACGCGCAAGGATTAGGCTGGATTATCCTTGAAACAGCCGTGAAGATTACACGACTACCACATGTTCATGATCAAGTGACTGTGAAAACGTGGGTTGAAGAAGCGAATAGTTTCTTCAGTATTCGTCACTTTGAAGTACTCAAAGGGGATGACGTATTAGTTGAAATTAAAATGTTATTTGCACTACTAGACATGACAAGTCGTAAGTTAACACGTATTCCAGAACACTTCATCGCAGCGTTAGAGCCACATGAAGTAAAGCGTGTTGCACGACTTGCTAAGAATGCGATGTGGGCTGACGGTGATGTGTGGTCAGGGACACAAGAGTATGCAGTGCGGTATAATGATATTGATACTAACTTACATGTTAATAATTCACGTTATTATGAGTGGGTATCTGATGTGCTAGGCGCGGCCTTTCTAGCTGAAATGGAACCACGCGAAGTCATCATTCGATTTGAGCAAGAAGTGGGGATGCACGACGTTGTAATGTCTAAGTGCCAACGCGATGATATGACAACGAAGCATCAAATTTGGGCAGGGGACACGTTATCAGCGCAAGCTAATGTCGTGTGGCAAGTATCAGATATGCCAAACCCTTTTAAAAATAAGGAGTAA
- the rsmI gene encoding 16S rRNA (cytidine(1402)-2'-O)-methyltransferase, with protein sequence MQQQKSYAKHEVGTLYLVPTPIGNLGDMTVRAIDTLKDVDLIAAEDTRHTQQLLNQFDIETRQISFHEHNKEARIPELVERLTQGTNLAQVSDAGMPSISDPGQELVAAALAADIPVVPLPGASAGITALVASGLVPQPFTFYGFLPRKNSEQQEALTNLLTHQETMLFYEAPHRLGKTLQNIVKVFGPDRQVVLARELTKRYEEFIRGTAEEVAEWAQTQEVRGEFVVMTAGNSEAVTAQNDDPLAELTPIEAVQALVDGGMKTTAAVKQIAKTRELDRQRLYTEFNNA encoded by the coding sequence ATGCAACAACAAAAAAGTTATGCCAAGCATGAGGTTGGAACACTGTACTTAGTGCCCACGCCGATTGGTAATTTAGGTGATATGACAGTACGTGCTATTGATACATTGAAAGATGTTGATTTGATTGCGGCTGAAGATACACGTCACACCCAACAATTGTTGAACCAATTTGATATTGAAACACGTCAAATTTCGTTCCATGAACACAATAAAGAAGCGCGTATTCCTGAACTTGTTGAACGTTTGACGCAAGGAACGAATCTTGCGCAAGTTTCAGATGCAGGAATGCCATCAATTTCTGATCCAGGTCAAGAATTGGTTGCGGCCGCATTGGCAGCTGATATCCCAGTTGTACCGCTACCAGGTGCATCTGCAGGGATTACCGCCTTGGTTGCGAGTGGACTTGTACCACAACCATTTACATTCTATGGCTTCTTGCCACGTAAGAATTCAGAACAACAAGAAGCGTTGACGAACTTGTTGACGCATCAAGAAACAATGTTGTTCTATGAAGCACCACATCGTTTGGGGAAGACACTACAAAACATTGTGAAGGTCTTTGGACCTGATCGCCAAGTCGTGCTTGCACGTGAATTGACGAAACGTTATGAAGAATTCATTCGTGGAACGGCTGAAGAAGTTGCTGAATGGGCTCAAACTCAAGAAGTACGTGGAGAATTTGTGGTTATGACAGCTGGAAACAGTGAAGCTGTGACAGCACAAAACGATGATCCATTGGCTGAGTTAACACCAATTGAAGCAGTTCAAGCTTTAGTTGATGGTGGAATGAAGACAACTGCAGCGGTCAAACAAATTGCCAAGACACGTGAATTAGATCGCCAACGACTATATACGGAGTTTAACAATGCCTAA
- a CDS encoding DNA polymerase III subunit delta' encodes MADDAAVGIIDTAHTQQPQLVAQFKNAIASNQLAHAFLFSGPAGRGQLDVATWLAMRLLCEAPTDAGDPDGTCINCMRIAKDEHPDVLVVRPEGKSLKIDQIRTLKDEFSKKAVESSQKVFIIVGADTMTTSAANGLLKFMEEPAGPQTAILLAEHRSQMLPTIISRTQVIEFNAGDSAQLEKQLLALGYTNDELQLVRLLTDSVQEAQTWLEDDWFKNVQDVMTKMMNALLKNQGSAISLVQTDLTALAKTPEQQNTILDIFAQAWRDQMMRQLVAGYQPSFAGITAVAPLDDVMAVIDNVTKARQRRQLNINFQTVMEALVLEAQFKLMK; translated from the coding sequence ATGGCTGATGATGCAGCTGTAGGAATTATTGACACAGCCCATACGCAACAACCACAGTTAGTTGCCCAGTTTAAAAACGCAATTGCAAGTAACCAACTCGCGCATGCTTTCTTATTCTCAGGTCCAGCTGGCCGTGGTCAATTAGATGTTGCCACTTGGTTAGCAATGCGCTTGCTGTGTGAAGCACCGACTGACGCTGGTGACCCAGATGGGACATGTATCAATTGCATGCGTATTGCTAAGGATGAACATCCAGACGTCTTAGTTGTTCGTCCAGAAGGTAAGTCATTAAAGATTGACCAAATTCGTACCTTGAAAGATGAGTTTTCTAAGAAGGCAGTGGAAAGTAGTCAAAAGGTATTCATTATCGTTGGTGCCGATACCATGACAACGAGTGCTGCAAACGGGCTTTTGAAGTTTATGGAAGAACCCGCGGGGCCACAAACTGCAATTTTGTTAGCGGAACATCGTAGTCAAATGTTGCCAACTATCATCTCACGTACGCAAGTCATTGAATTTAACGCTGGTGATAGTGCACAACTAGAGAAACAATTGTTAGCGCTTGGCTACACGAATGATGAGCTACAACTAGTGCGCCTGTTAACGGATAGTGTACAAGAAGCCCAGACATGGTTAGAGGATGATTGGTTTAAAAACGTGCAAGATGTCATGACTAAAATGATGAATGCATTATTGAAGAACCAAGGAAGTGCCATTAGTTTGGTGCAAACTGATTTAACTGCCTTGGCTAAAACACCGGAGCAACAAAATACAATCTTGGATATCTTTGCGCAAGCATGGCGTGATCAAATGATGCGACAGCTTGTCGCTGGATATCAACCAAGCTTTGCTGGTATAACGGCAGTAGCGCCATTAGATGATGTGATGGCTGTGATTGACAATGTGACTAAGGCACGTCAACGCCGTCAGTTAAACATTAACTTTCAAACCGTGATGGAAGCGTTAGTCCTTGAAGCGCAATTTAAATTGATGAAATAG
- a CDS encoding cyclic-di-AMP receptor, with product MKMITAIVQDQDANVLTKALVAAGFQATRLASTGSFLRAGNTTFIMGVQDEQLDDALALISENAKTRSQVMTPAMNPGTVMESVVTEPLNVQIGGATVFVQNVEQFHHF from the coding sequence ATGAAGATGATTACAGCGATTGTACAAGATCAAGATGCGAACGTACTAACAAAAGCCCTTGTGGCTGCGGGGTTCCAAGCAACTCGTTTGGCCTCAACAGGAAGTTTTTTGCGTGCCGGAAACACAACATTTATCATGGGTGTGCAAGACGAACAACTTGATGACGCCTTGGCATTGATTTCTGAAAATGCGAAGACACGTAGTCAAGTGATGACACCAGCGATGAACCCTGGGACAGTAATGGAATCTGTTGTGACAGAACCATTGAATGTTCAAATCGGTGGGGCAACAGTGTTTGTCCAAAACGTTGAACAATTCCACCACTTCTAA